From one Rhizobium rosettiformans genomic stretch:
- a CDS encoding CopG family ribbon-helix-helix protein, whose translation MATSKSTESVTLRIPIEVLRDIDRIAEATERSRSYIILRAMKGYLLSEGADVLAAIEGRAEIDAGEHEDFDAVLAEMDRIIAGKVA comes from the coding sequence ATGGCGACAAGCAAATCGACCGAATCCGTCACCCTTCGTATTCCGATCGAAGTCCTCCGGGACATCGACAGAATTGCGGAGGCGACCGAACGCTCGCGCAGCTATATCATTCTGCGCGCCATGAAGGGATATCTCCTCAGCGAGGGGGCCGACGTGCTTGCGGCCATCGAAGGACGCGCAGAGATCGACGCCGGAGAGCACGAAGATTTCGACGCCGTGCTTGCCGAGATGGACCGTATCATCGCCGGCAAGGTGGCATGA
- a CDS encoding DUF5330 domain-containing protein, with amino-acid sequence MWFLIKGTFYCTATLVALSFLAAPPAEEKDGASFDMGAAITAASGAYEYVTSLCVEKPEVCEKGKATFQALGQRAREGALVAYQLLDQQFTDEGTAVVADEIQAPKSGAVEIIRPQVETPRLVSAETDAPVITGTVTPAERPRHLPKPYQPPKP; translated from the coding sequence ATGTGGTTTCTGATCAAGGGAACTTTCTATTGCACCGCGACGCTTGTCGCGCTGTCCTTCCTCGCGGCACCGCCTGCAGAGGAAAAGGATGGCGCCAGCTTCGACATGGGTGCCGCCATCACCGCCGCAAGCGGTGCTTATGAGTATGTCACCTCGCTCTGCGTCGAGAAGCCCGAGGTCTGCGAGAAGGGCAAGGCAACCTTCCAGGCGCTCGGTCAGCGGGCCCGCGAAGGGGCGCTCGTCGCCTATCAGCTGCTCGACCAGCAGTTTACCGACGAGGGCACGGCCGTCGTCGCCGACGAGATCCAGGCGCCGAAGAGTGGCGCCGTCGAGATTATCAGGCCTCAGGTCGAGACACCGCGGCTCGTCAGTGCCGAGACCGATGCGCCCGTCATCACCGGTACGGTGACACCGGCGGAACGGCCGAGGCATCTGCCGAAACCCTACCAGCCGCCGAAGCCCTGA
- a CDS encoding sensor histidine kinase, whose amino-acid sequence MDGLLARLLVRHAVGRPVDRAEIVALRRLTLAVLPALVAVPAILTLVFGVATGLPIGFALVTALYLLGALVLVSGLRLGSERDEAETVLATIPTDPYEYCPGLFLTLDATGIVRAAGGRDRQMFLSFLREPLSRAFVEQVHVSDRLAFVQALDELRLGADVVVTDLRLDRPVIGLDQAQFLNVRLDMTAVRSDDGTLAGVRAQMLDIEGEMLMRDEVVRKEEEASAAHEIKSRFLAAVSHEMRTPLNAILGFSDILIGEYFGKLENDRQREYVQLIRQSGAHLLSVVNTMLDMSKIEAGRYELMLEDVDLAQSLTECERMLSLQAQTKGVKLTSRLPKGLGEISADGRALRQIVINLVGNAIKFTDAGGAVNIDAARHGNEVTISISDTGIGIAPEKMALLGRPFTQVQNDLNRNYEGSGLGLSLVKGLTALHGGTFRIESRPGEGTVVLVTLPADGSGARAIGETNMVEFPPRLAETGTDLTRGGKAPAHDEAKAKIA is encoded by the coding sequence ATGGACGGGCTTCTGGCCCGGCTTCTCGTGCGTCATGCCGTTGGCCGTCCGGTTGACCGGGCCGAGATCGTTGCCTTGCGCCGGCTGACCCTTGCGGTTCTCCCCGCGCTCGTCGCCGTGCCCGCCATCCTCACTTTGGTCTTTGGCGTCGCAACCGGTCTGCCGATCGGTTTTGCCCTCGTCACCGCCCTTTATCTTCTCGGCGCCCTGGTGCTGGTCTCGGGCCTTCGCCTCGGAAGCGAGCGAGACGAGGCCGAGACGGTGCTCGCGACCATCCCGACCGACCCTTACGAATATTGCCCCGGCCTCTTCCTGACGCTCGACGCGACGGGCATCGTCCGCGCGGCCGGTGGCCGTGACCGTCAGATGTTCCTGTCCTTCCTGCGCGAGCCGCTGTCGCGTGCCTTTGTCGAGCAGGTGCATGTCTCCGACCGCTTGGCCTTCGTCCAGGCGCTCGACGAGCTGCGCCTCGGCGCCGATGTCGTCGTGACCGATCTCAGGCTCGACCGTCCGGTCATCGGACTCGATCAGGCCCAATTCCTCAATGTCCGTCTCGACATGACCGCCGTCCGGTCCGACGACGGCACGCTTGCCGGTGTCCGCGCCCAGATGCTCGACATCGAAGGCGAGATGCTGATGCGCGACGAGGTGGTCCGCAAGGAAGAAGAGGCAAGTGCCGCGCACGAGATCAAGAGCCGCTTCCTGGCTGCCGTCAGCCATGAGATGCGCACGCCGCTCAACGCGATCCTTGGTTTCTCAGACATCCTGATCGGCGAGTATTTTGGCAAGCTCGAAAACGACCGCCAGCGCGAATATGTCCAGCTGATCCGCCAGTCCGGCGCCCATCTTCTGTCGGTGGTAAACACCATGCTCGACATGTCGAAGATCGAGGCCGGCCGCTACGAACTCATGCTTGAGGATGTCGATCTCGCGCAGTCGCTGACCGAATGTGAACGCATGCTTTCGCTGCAGGCACAGACCAAGGGCGTCAAGCTGACCAGCCGTCTGCCCAAGGGCCTCGGCGAAATCTCGGCCGATGGCCGGGCGCTGCGCCAGATCGTCATCAACCTCGTCGGCAATGCCATCAAGTTCACCGATGCCGGCGGCGCCGTGAACATCGATGCCGCAAGGCACGGCAACGAGGTCACGATCAGCATCAGCGACACCGGTATCGGCATCGCGCCGGAGAAGATGGCTCTGCTCGGTCGCCCGTTTACACAAGTGCAGAACGATCTCAACCGCAACTACGAGGGTTCCGGCCTCGGCCTTTCGCTGGTAAAGGGATTGACGGCTCTCCATGGCGGCACCTTCAGGATCGAAAGCCGCCCAGGCGAGGGCACCGTGGTCTTGGTGACGCTGCCGGCGGACGGTTCGGGCGCCAGAGCTATCGGTGAAACGAACATGGTCGAATTCCCGCCGCGTCTGGCCGAGACGGGAACTGATCTGACAAGGGGTGGGAAAGCACCGGCGCATGACGAAGCGAAAGCGAAAATCGCCTGA